One genomic segment of Oenanthe melanoleuca isolate GR-GAL-2019-014 chromosome 5, OMel1.0, whole genome shotgun sequence includes these proteins:
- the LOC130253819 gene encoding fibrinogen-like protein 1-like protein yields MLLRSSAGFLLLLLSQCRVSLGTKEAVVLANAHLLPQKDYERLENANEKDYPRDCFEIFQHSKGNSRDGLYIIQPKEEPIVVFCNMQDGGWTVIQHITVNSTVDFDRTWQDYKYGFGSVHENHWLGNEYMHQLTGSSVQYILGVKLVNLNAEVKWGQYEPFLIEGEESQYRIRVGLYKGNATDALTLDTEAYLHDNQKFTTKDRDNDNYFMNCAKLELNGIPGGGWWYDACAGANLNRRNVLYWQKDCNKQRPCKFAWMMVKPIEHHQSYPAKACPCQKVEL; encoded by the exons ATGCTATTGAGGAGCTCAGCaggattcctgctgctcttgctgtctCAGTGCAGAGTGTCCCTGGGCACCAAAGAGGCAGTGGTCCTGGCTAATGCCCACCTTCTTCCCCAAAAAGACTATGAGAGACTGGAAAACGCCAATGAAAAAG actACCCAAGGGATTGTTTTGAGATTTTCCAGCATTCCAAAGGAAATTCCAGAGATGGCCTTTATATCATCCAGCCAAAAGAAGAACCAATTGTTGTCTTTTGTAACATGCAGGATGGTGGGTGGACAGTAATCCAGCACATCACAGTCAACAGTACTGTCGACTTTGACAGGACCTGGCAGGACTACAAGTATGGATTTGGCTCTGTTCATGAGAACCACTGGTTAGGAAATGAATACATGCACCAGTTAACTGGCAGCTCAGTGCAGTACATACTTGGAGTTAAACTTGTAAATCTAAATGCTGAAGTGAAATGGGGGCAGTATGAGCCATTCCTGATCGAGGGGGAAGAGTCTCAATACCGAATCAGGGTTGGTCTGTACAAAGGCAACGCCACTGATGCTCTGACCCTGGACACAGAAGCTTATCTCCATGACAACCAGAAGTTCACCACCAAGGACAGGGACAACGACAATTACTTTATGAATTGTGCCAAGCTGGAACTGAATGGGATTCCCGGGGGAGGCTGGTGGTACGACGCGTGCGCCGGCGCCAACCTGAACCGCAGGAACGTGCTCTACTGGCAAAAGGACTGCAACAAGCAGCGCCCCTGCAAGTTTGCATGGATGATGGTCAAGCCCATCGAGCACCACCAGTCATACCCTGCCAAGGCCTGCCCCTGTCAGAAGGTTGAACTGTAG